CTTGACTGCGAACACCGGCATCACCCGCACGCCGACGACGTTGTGCTCGGTGCGTCCCGGGCCGGGGAACTGGGTGTGCTTCTGGAACCACACCATGGCCAGGTGCAGGCCGATCAACGCCAGGATGATGCCCGGAATCAACAGGATGTGCAGCGAGTACATCCGGGGGATCAGGATGGTGCCGGGGAAGTCGCCGCCGAATAGCGCCCAGTGCAGCCAGGTTCCGATCACCGGCATGCCCAGCGTGATCGACGACAGCGCGGCCCGCAGACCGATGCCGGACAGCAGGTCGTCGGGCAGCGAGTAACCGAAGTACCCCTCGAACATCGACAGGATCAGCAGCAGCGAACCGATCACCCAGTTCGCCTCGCGTGGCCGGCGGAACGCGCCGGTGAAGAAGATGCGGGCCAGGTGCACCATGATCGACGCGGAGAACATCAGCGCGGCCCAGTGGTGTACTTGCCGGACGAACAGGCCACCGCGGACCTCGAACGAGATGTCGAGCGCCGACTGATAGGCGCGCGACATGTCGACGCCGCGCAACGGCTGGTACACGCCGTTGTAGGTGACCTCGACCATCGACGGGTCGAAGAATAACGTCAGGTACACACCGGTCAGCAGCAAGACGAAGAAGCTGTACATCGCGATCTCACCGAGCAGGAACGACCAGTGCGTCGGGAAAACCTTGTTGAGCTGTCTACGCACCGCCGCCGACGGGTGATACCGGGTGTCGATGTCCTCGCCCTGGCGGGCCAGGACATCGCCGATCGGTGGGGGACTCAGTTTCGGACTCATGATGTCGTCCTCTCCCAGAATGCGGGGCCAACGGGCTCGATGAAGTCGCCATTGGCGACCAGATACCCGTCTGAGTCAATGGTGATGGGCAGCTGCGCCAGCGCGCGAGCCGCCGGACCGAAGATCGGCTTAGCGAAATGCAGCGCGTCGAACTGGGATTGGTGGCACGGGCACAGAATCCGGTAGGTCTGCTCTTCGTACAGCGAGGCCGGGCAGCCCAGGTGCGAGCAGACCTTGGTGTAGGCGAACAACTGGCCGAAGTTGAAGCTCTCTTGCCCCTGCCGCTTGACCATGCGCGGCATGTCGGTGGGCCGGATTCGGATGAGCATGACCGGGTTGCGGACACCCATCTGGATGGCGGTCAGCTTCTCCTTTGATTCCACCGTGGTGCCGTCGCCGTCGGACTCGCGCCACGGGAAGACCGTCTCCATGCCGCCGGCGTCGATGTCCTCCGGGCGCATCTTGACGAACGGCGCCCCGGTGTGGGAACCGGTCGCGCGTGCCAAATAGATCGTCTCGCCGTGGTAGCGCGGGGTCCAGCCGGACGTCCACAGCGCGGCCTTCATGCCGTCGGCGGTGGGGACGACGGGTTTCCACGGGTTCTTGATCAGGCCGCCGGCAAACGCGACCAAGGTGCCCAGGCCGAACGCGCCCAGACCCAGCCCCAGGGACGCCCCGACCAGCTTGCGGCGCCCGATCGTCGATGTCTGGAAGGCGTCCGTCAGGTTGGCCACGACCGTCTTGCGGTCGATCTCGCGGGACGCCCCGTCATGGCGCTGCTGGATCGAAATCTCTTCCGGGATAAAGCGTTTCTGGTAGAGAATCGCACCGATCGCGATCGACAGGATGGACATGCCGAAGGTCAGGCCGTACAGCGGGGTGGTCAACGAGTAGAGCAGGTTGCCCGGGTCGCCCTCCGGCTTGTACTCCCACGGCCAGAACAAGAAGATCAGCAGCAGCGCCAGTCCGAAGCCTCCGCCCAGCAAAAGCCAGAGCGCCACGCCGCGCTCGGCGCGCTTTTCGGCCTTGGTGCCCTCGACCGGCCAGCGAGACTCCTTGAAGACGGTCTCGACGCCGTCCATCTTGCCGCCCAGCTCGAGCAGCTCTTGGGTGGACATTGCGGCCAGGGCGTCGTCGTCGGGCTCGTTGGGAGAGCCGGTGCCCTTGTCAGTGTCTGAGCCGACGCTCATGCTCGCGCCCCAATCCACAGTGCCAGCGCGATGGCGGCAACCATCCCGATGATCCAGGCGGCCATACCCTCAGGGGCGGGCCCGAACCCGCCCAGGCCATAGCCGCCCGGCGAACGTTCCTCGGTGACGTTCTTGACGTAGCCGATGATGTCCTTCTTGGCTTCGAACGAGAGTTGGTCGTTGGAGAACTTGGGCATGTTCTGCGGACCGGTCAGCATCGCGGTGAGGATCTGCTGCTCATTAGCCGGCTCCAGCTGCGGTGCGAACTTTCCGGACGACAGCGCCCCACCCCGGCCGGTGAAGTTGTGGCAGGACGCGCAGTTCAGCCGGAACAAATCGCCGCCGCGGCCCAGGTCGGTGCCGCGCAGCGATTGCATCGCGATGCTGCCGTCGGGGTTGCGCACGACCGTGGGCCCACCGCCGTTGGCCTGCACGTAGGCGCCGATCGCGTCGATCTGGGCCTCGTCGAAGATGGGCTCCTTGCGCGGGGCCTGGGCCTCGCCGCGCATCGCCGGCATCCGGCCACTGGACACCTGGAAGTAGATCGCCGCCTCGCCGACGCCGATCAGGCTCGGGCCGTGGTCGGGGACGCCCTGCAGATTGGCGCCGTGGCAGGACACGCACGACGTCTCGAACAGCTGCTTGCCGTTACGCAGTAGCGCCGAGGACGACTCGTCAGCCACCGCCACCTGAGGCGTGGGAGTCAACACGGCAGCCACCCCGCCGGAGATGGTCAGCGCGATCATCAGCAGCAGGCCGCCGGTCAGCCGGCGCCGAAGCCGCCGCCGCGAGCGGCTGCTCGACGGGTTCGGCGGCTGGCTGTGCGGCTTGCGGCCGCGGGATCGGACGAATCCCAGGTTCTTCAAGCGAGCACTCCTGTTCATCTGACGCCGGCTCATCGAATGAAATAGATCACGGTGAACAGCGCGATCCACACGATGTCGACGAAATGCCAGTAGTAGGAGACGACGATGCTGGCCGTCGCCTGCGCCGGGGTGAACTTGCTCATGCCGGTGCGGGCCAGCAGGAAGATGAAGGCGATCAACCCCCCCGTCACGTGCAGCCCGTGGAAGCCCGTCGCGAGATAGAAGACGCTGCCGTAGGCGCTGCCGTGGATGGTCGTTCCGTGGGTGGCCAGGTGGTAGTACTCGTAGCCCTGTCCGAGGATGAAGAACAGCCCCATCAGGAAGGTGATCACATACCAGCGGCGCAGGCCGAACACGTCGCCGCGCTCGGCGGCGAATACCCCCATCTGGCAGGTGAACGACGACGCGATCAACACCAGCGTCACCGGCACGGCCTGGTACAGATTCAGCTCGGTCGGGGGCGGCGGCCAACTCCCGCCCGCCTGCGCGCGCGCCGTGAAATAGAACGCGAACAGGCCGGCAAAGAACATCAGCTCGCTGGAAAGCCACACGATGGTGCCGACACTGACCATGTTGGGCCGATTCAGCGAATGCACCCGAGACGTGATCGCAGTCCCCGAGGTCCCTACAGCACTCGTCACATCCGCAAGTATGACGCTTTGTAGTTGTTGAACTCTACCCGGGGCCGGAATTCCATCGGGCGCGTCGTTTTTGGGCCCTGCGCACGGCGGTTGTCCGGTGGTCGGCCGGTGGTTGGTCGCCCCATGGTTGGGCTTCGTGGGACCATCGGCGCGTGGCCCTGTCACCTGAAGTTCCGTCGCCGCGGGCGTTTTCTGCCGCCATCGCTGGGGGCGGCTCGACCTGGCCGCAACTTTTGGGCCGATTGACCGACGGCCACAACCTGGCACGCGGGCAGGCCGCGTGGGCGATGGAGGAGATCATGACCGGCAACGCACGGCCGGCCCAGATCGCCGCGTTCGCGGTCGCGATGAAGATGAAGGTGCCGACCGCTGCCGAGGTCAGCGAGCTGGCCGAGGTGATGCTCAGTCACGCCATCCCGGTCCCCGGCGATACTCGAGACGCCGTCGACATCGTCGGGACCGGCGGCGACGGGATCAACACCGTCAACCTGTCCACGATGGCCGCGATCGTGGTCGCCGCCGCCGGGGTGCCCGTGGTCAAGCACGGCAACCGCGCGGCCTCTTCGTTGTCCGGCGGCGCCGACACCCTTGAAGCGCTCGGCGTGCGTATCGATCTCGGCCCCGATCAGGTCGCCCGCAGTCTGGCCGAAGTGGGGATCGGGTTCTGCTTCGCCCCGGCGTTCCATCCGTCCTACCGACACGCCTCGGCGGTGCGCCGCGAGATCGGGATACCGACGGTCTTCAATCTCCTTGGGCCGCTAACCAATCCGGCCCGGCCGCGGGCCGGATTGATCGGCTGCGCGTTCGCCAACCTCGCCGAGGTGATGGCCGGGGTGTTCGCCGCGCGGCGCGCCAGCGTGCTGGTGGTGCACGGCGACGACGGTCTCGACGAATTGACCACGACCACCACCAGCACCATCTGGCGGGTGCAGGCCGGCACGGTCGACAAGCTGACGTTCGACCCCGCGGGGTTCGGGTTCGCCCGCGCCGAGCTGGATCAGCTGGTGGGCGGCGACGCCCAGTTCAACGCCGACGAGGCGTGGGCGGTGCTGGGCGGCGCCCAGGGCCCGGTGCGCGACGCCGTGGTGCTCAATGCCGCCGGCGCGATGGTCGCGCACGCCGGGCTATCCAGCCGCGCTGAATGGTTGCCGGCGTGGGAGGACGGGCTGGCGCGCGCCGCCGCGGCCATCGACTCCGGCGCCGCCGAACAACTGCTCGCACGTTGGGCGCGGTTCAGCCAGCAGGTGTGAGTCGGATCCGCGGCCGTCCCGCACCGGCTCCTGCCGGACGGCCAGTCGTGCCGAGCGGGCTGCGGCCGCCCAGCCGGTCCACGGGCCCGCGGACCGCAGCGGGGAGGACCAGCCGATGTCGTCGGCGACCCGCACGATGCGCACTCCCGGCGCGGACAGCCAGCGCGCGATCAGCGCGGTCTCCTCGACCAGCGCCCCGCCCAGCGGCGCATCGGCCGGCAGAATCGCTTGTGCGCCAGCCGTGATGGCGTCGATCACCGGCATCGGCGGCACCCCACGTCGGGCGTTGCCGGCCGCGGCGAGCTGGCCGTAGCGGATGACGGCGAGGTGGTAGCCGCCGCTGCCGTCCGGGGCCGCGGCGATCAACTCGGGCAGCGCGGCCAGTGCCCGCAGCCGCTGACCTCGCCACAAAATCTCGACCGCGGCGGCGGTGCGGTCGCGCAGCCGCGCCGCGCTCTCGTAGTGGCGGTGCTCGGCCAGCTCGGTGACCTGATCGACCGCGGCCGCAATCGCGCCGTTGGCGGCGCCGTCGATCAGGTCCGCGGCGCGCTGTGTCGCGGCGGCGTACTGCGTCGCGGTCAGGTCGCGTCCGGCAGGACAGGGTGACACCTCGACCTCGGGACAGGCCGGGCCGTGGCGAGCGGACCGGCCGAGCCGGGCCGTACAGGTGCGGATTCCGGTGAACCGCGCCAGCAGCGTCGCGGTGTCGGCCGCGTCGGTGCGGGACCGAAACGGCCCGATGGCGCGGTCATGGCGCGGGGCCCGCACCACCGATAGCCGGGGAAACGCCTCCTCGCTGAGCACCACCCACCACCAGCGCTGCGGGAACCGCGAGCGGCGATTGTAGGGCGGAGCGTGGGCGACCAGCATCCTCAGCTCGCGCACCCCGGCCTCGAGTGCGTGGGCGCATTCGATGTGGTCGACCGCGCCGGCCAGCGTGACCATCTCCTTCATCCGTCCGCGCGGGTCGGCGCCGGTGAAGTATTGGCCGACCCGACGGCGCAGGTCGACGGCGGTTCCGACGTAGAGCACCTCGTTGGCGGGCCCGCGGAACAGGTAAACCCCCGGCCGGTGTGGCAGGCCGTCGGCGAGCACGCGCTTGCGGCGCTGGGTCGGCGTCACGTTGGGCAGGTAGGAGCGCAGGTCGGCGTAGGTGTGCACGCCCTGGTTGCCCACCCGTTCGATCAGGGCGTGCAGCACGTCCACGGTGGCGCGGGCATCCTCGAGGGCGCGGTGGGTGGGTTGGGTGGCGACCGCGAACAACCGCGCCAGCGCGCCCAGCCGCACGCTGGGCGCCTCCTCGCGGCTCAGTACCCGCCGGGCCAGCTGCACCGTACATAGCACTTGCGTTGAGGGCCAACGGATTTCGCAGCTTTGCGCCGCGGCCCGCAGAAAGCCGACGTCGAATCGCGCGTTGTGGGCGACCAGGATCGCTCCGCAGTCCAGGCCGGCGAACTCGAGAAACATCGGTAGCACGGCGTCGATGGTCGGGGCGTTGCATACCATCGCCGTCGTGATCCCGGTGAGCTGCACAATCTGGGGTGGGATGCTGCGCTGTGGGTCCACCAGGGTGCCGAACTCGCCGAGTACAACTCCGCCATGGACCTTGACCGCCCCGATCTCGGTGATGGCGTCGGCGGCCGCCGCATCGGTGGCCCGGCTGCGCCCGCCGGTCGTCTCGAGGTCGACGACGACAAAGGTGGTATCGCGCAACGGGATGTCCTCGGCCGGCCGCCAACCCGGATCCGAGCCGGTCTCGCGGCCCACGGCTAGGTCGGCGAAACTCAGCTGAGTCCCACCCGTCACACGCATGGGCGTGACGTTAAGCGCCGGGCCCGACAGCCGCGCCGTCCCACGCCGCGATGCGGTCGGCGAAAGTTGTCGGTGGGCGTGGTTAGCGTTCACCGACAGCACGACTTGGTTTGGCAAGTCGATTTGGCAGGCCGGATGAGAGGACTGATCCACGATGGCCCAGAGCAGCGCACCCGACAGCGAAGGCGTCGCGGCGCCGGCACCGGCCGGGCCGATAGTGATCGACTGCGACGATTGCGCGGCGCGGGGTCCCGGATGCCGGGATTGCGTGATCAGCGTGCTACTCGGGGTACCGGATACCTTGCTGCAGGACGAGCGGGCCGCGCTCGAGGTGCTGGCCGAGGCCGGGATGGCGCCTCGGTTGCGCCTGGTGCCCATCCATCGCCATTATGGGTCCGAAGTTGCGTCATGACCCCGCACGCCGAACCCCAGGAATTTGTCTTGTTCACATACTTTCGTCAGAAATCTTTCCATTTTCTTAACGATCTTGTTTGGACAAACGCCGATATCGTTTCGTAACCTGTTTGAGACCTAAACCCAGTTCGACCTCGACCGTCGATGGCAGTTTAAGGAAGCAATACTTTGAGTTTCGGCTCCGCGCAAGCGATTTCGCGTGTCTTCACGCGGTCAGTCATCGGGATGCTGGCAAGCTTCACGGTTTTGGCGGGCATCTGCGCCGCCAATGTCGCCAATGTGGCAGCCGATCCGGCCGAAGATGCGGTCGCGAAACTCAACGAACTATCGCGGCAGGCGGAGCAGACCACCGAAGCCATGCACAGCGCGCAGCTTGACCTCAACGCCAAGCTCGCCGCTGCGCAGGCGGCCGATAAGAAGCACGCGCAGGACCAGGCCGCGGTCGACCAGGCCCGGGCGCGGCTGGCCACCTTCCAGACCGCAGTCAACAAGCTTGCGGCCGCCACCTACATGGGTGGGCGGGTCGACGGCATGGAGGCCATGCTGACCGCGCAGTCGCCACAGGGCCTGATCGACAAGATGGCCGTGCAGCGGGTGATGGCGACGCAAATGCGGACGCAGATGACCGATTTCCGGCTCGCCGGCGAGCAAGCCGCCAAGGCCGAGCGGGAATCCGCCAAGTCCGCCGCCGACGCCAAGAGCGCGGCCGAACAGGCCGCCGCGGTGCGGGCCAGCCTGCAGTCCAAGCAGAGCCAGTTGCAGGTCCAGATCGCGGTGGTGAAGTCGCAGTACGTGGCCCTGTCACCGCAGCAGCGCACCGCGCTGGCCGACCCGGGTCCGATCCCCGCCGCGGCCCCGCCGCCGGGTGCCCCCGGGCCGGACGCGTTGCCGCCCGGCGCCCCGCCGGCCGGTGCCCCCGCGCCCGGTGATGGCCCGTTCCCCGGTGGCTTTCCCGGCATGGCTCCAGGCGGACCGGGTGGCGGCGGTGACCGTGCCAACGTCGTGCAAGCGGCGCTGAGCCAGGTCGGGACGCCGTACTCGTGGGGTGGCGCCGCACCAGGCGGGTTCGACTGCTCGGGCTTGGTGATGTGGGCGTTCCAGCAGGCAGGCATCTCGCTACCGCACTCCAGCCAGGCGCAGGCCAACGGCGGTCAGCCGGTCGCGCTGTCGGACCTGCAGCCCGGCGACGTGGTGACCTTCTATTCCGACGCCTCACATAGCGGCATCTATGTCGGTGACGGCATGGTGATCCATTCCTCGACGTATGGCGTGCCGGTGCGGGTGGTGCCGATGAATGCCGCCGGCCCGATCCACGACGCCCGCCGTTACTGAGCGAGCTGCGCCCCGGCTACTCCGTCGGCATCGCCGGTGGCTCTCCGTCCTGCTGGCCGGCGCGTTCGTCATCGAGTTCGCCGTGGCCGCAGCCCTGCCGTTCGACGCGCCCGATATCCCGGTGGAATCCACGCAGACCGCCCCGCCGGTGCGCGGCGAGCCGATCGCGGCCCCTGCGCCCCTGCTTATCGGTGACCGCGAGGTTCACCTGGTCGCCCTCGGCGGGCCGGCCGCCGAGGGTCTGCTCGCCCGGATCGCGTCCAACATCGGCGCCGCCATCGACAAGGTGGAGGCCTTCTGGGGGGTCGACTGGTCGCGCGACATCGCGGTGGTGGCCGCCGGCTCCGACGAGCAGTTCCGCGCGGCCGCCGGCACGGATGCGCCGACGCAGTGGGCCGACATTGCGGCGGTGACAGTCGCCGACCGGGTCGATCCCGCGCACCGGCTGGTGCTGGGCCAGCGGATCGTGTTCGCCCCCGGCGCGGCCGCCATGAGCGATTCGGCGTTGCGAATCGTGTTGACACACGAGCTTTTTCATTATGCGTCGCGCACCGACACCGCGCTGGACGCGCCGCGGTGGCTGGCCGAAGGCGTGGCCGACTTCGTGGCCCGGCCACCCGCGCCGGTGCCGGCCGCGGCGCGGGTGCCGACGGTGTCGTTGCCGTCGGACGCCGATCTGGACACGCCGGGGCCGCGGCGCTCGCTGGCCTATGACCGGGCCTGGTGGTTCGCGCGGTTCGTCGCCGACTCGTTTGGCGCGCCGCGGCTGCGGGCCTACTATCTGGCCATCTGCGGGGCGGCGCGGGTCGACCCGTCGATCGCCGGCCGTGACGTCCTCGGCATCGACGCGGCGAACCTGCTCGCGCGCTGGCGGCACTGGCTGGCCGCCGGGTCCTGATTGCTAACGTGACGCAGGTGAACCGGGTTCTGCTGGTAACCAACGACTTTCCGCCGCGACGCGGCGGCATCCAGTCGTACCTGCGGGACTTCGTCGCCCGCTTGGTCGACACCAAAAGGCATTCGGTGCTGGTCTACGCCCCGCAGTGGAAAGGTGCCGACGCCTTCGACGCCGCCACGGCCGGCTACCGCGTGGTGCGTCATCCCGGCACGCTGATGGTGCCGGGGCCCGCTGTCGACTCCCGGATGCGCCGGCTGATCGGCGAGCACGGCATCGACACCGTGTGGTTTGGCGCGGCGGCGCCGCTGGCGCTGCTGGCCGCACGTGCCCGGCACGCCGGCGCTACCCGGGTGCTGGCCAGCACGCACGGCCACGAAGTGGGCTGGTCGATGCTGCCGGTCGCCCGACAAGTGTTGCGCCGCATCGGCAATGACACCGACGTCGTGACATTCGTCAGCCGCTACACCCGGTCACGGGTAGCGACGGCATTCGGGCCCGCGGCGGCGCTGGAGTACCTGCCGTCGGGCGTCGACACCGACCGATTCCGGCCCGACCCCGCCGGTCGCGGTGAGCTGCGCAAGCGTTACGGGCTGGGGGAGCGGCCCACCGTGGTGTGCCTGTCCCGGCTCGTGCCGCGCAAGGGCCAGGACATCCTGATCAGGTCGCTACCGTCGATCCGGAAGCACGTGGCGGGGGCCGCGCTGGTGATCGTCGGCAACGGGCCCTATCTGGACTCGCTGCGCAAGCTCGCGCGGGACGCCGGGGTGGCCGACCACGTGATTTTCACCGGCGGGGTGCCTTCCGGCGAACTGCCCGCCCACTACGCACTGGCCGACGTGTTCGCGATGCCGTGCCGCACCCGCGGCGCCGGGATGGACGTCGAGGGCCTGGGCATCGTCTTCCTGGAAGCCTCGGCGACCGGTGTGCCGGTGGTCGCCGGTGACTCGGGTGGAGCCCCAGAAGCCGTGCAGCACAACAAAACCGGACTCGTCGTCGACGGTCATTCGGTGGCCGAGGTGGCTGCGGCCATCACCGAGTTGCTGACCGACCGCGCCCGGGCCGCGGCGATGGGCGCGGCCGGACGCGAATGGGTGACCGCGCAGTGGCGCTGGGACATTCTGGCCGCCCGGCTGGGCGAGTTGCTGACACCGGCGTGACGGACCGCGCGGCGTGACCTCGCGCTAAGCCTTGGCGTAGATCGCTTCGATGTCGGAGGCGAACTTCTCGGCGACCACGTTGCGCTTGACCTTCATCGTCGGCGTCAGCTCACCGGTGTCCTCGGTGAAATCGACCGGCAGGATGCGGAACTTGCGGATGGATTCGGCATGCGACACCGCCAGGTTGGCCTGCTTGACCGCGGCGTCGATCTCGGCGACCAGATCCGGGTCGGTAGCCAGATCACCCACCGGCAAGCCCGCGGGCTTGCTGTTGCGTTGCTTCCAACTCTCGAACGCTTCGGGGTCGATCGTGATCAGCGCGCCGACAAAGGGTTTGGCGTCCCCGACCACCAACGCCTGACTGATCAACGGATGCGCCCGTAGCTGGTCCTCCAGCACGGCGGGCGCGACGTTTTTGCCGCCGGCGGTGACGATGATTTCCTTCTTGCGGCCGGTGATCTTCAAAAAGCCATCCTCGTCCAACGAGCCGAGGTCGCCGGTCTTGAACCAGCCGTCGGCGAACGCTTCGGCCGTGGCCTGCTCGTTGCGCCAATACCCGCTGAACACCACGCCGCCGCGTACCAACAGCTCACCGTCCTCGGCGATGCGCATGCTGTTGCCCGGCAAGAGCGTGCCGACGGTCCCGATCTTGACCCGACCCACCTGGTTGACCGTGATGGCGGAAGTGGTCTCGGTCAGGCCGTAGCCCTCGTGGATGGTCAAACCCACACCCCGGTAGAAGTGTCCCAACCGCTTGCCCAGCGGCGCGCCGCCGGAGACCGAGGCGTGACAGTCGCCGCCCAGGGCTGCCCGCAGCTTGTGGTAGACCAGCCGATCGAACAGCGCGTGCTTGGCGCGCAGCAACAGCCCGGGACCGCCGCGGTCGTGCGCCTCGCTCCAGTCCACCGCGGTCTGCACGGCGCGGGCAAAGATCGGCCCCTTGCCGTCATTGGCGGCGTTCTGCTCGGCCGTGTTGAAGACCTTCTCGAAGACCCGCGGCACCGACACCACGACCGTCGGCTTGAACTCGGCGAACATCGGCAACAGATTCTTGATGTCGCTGGTGAAGCCGACGGTCACCTTGTTGGCGAATGCCGACAACGTCAGCGCACGGGCCAGCACATGGGCCAGCGGCAAGAAGATCAACAGCCGCTGCCCCTCGTTGAGCAGCGTGGGCAGGCATTCCTTGGCGCCCTTGGTTTCGTAGAGCAGGTTGGCGTGCGTCAGTTGACATCCCTTGGGACGCCCGGTGGTTCCGGACGTGTAGATCAGCGTCGCCGCGTCCGCGGAGCGCAGCGCGCTTTGCCGGGCGGCCAACTCGGCCGGGTCCACCGCCGCGCCCGCCTCGACGAGCTGGTCGAGCGCCTTGGGGCCGGACCCGTCGATGTGCAGCACCCGGCGCAGCGCCGGAAGCTCGCCGGTGAGCTCGGTGATGATCGCGGCGTGGGCATCGGTCTCGGCGAACGCCACGACTGATGCCGAATCCTGCAGCACCCAGCGCACCTGCTCGGCCGACGAGGTCTCGTAGATCGGGACGGTGACGCCGCCAACGGCCAGGATGGCGAGGTCGAAGATCGCCCACTCGTAGCGGGTGGCGGAGAAGATGGACACCCGGTCACCGGCCTGCACACCCAGGGAAATCAGACCCAACGCCGCCGAACGAATCTGCTCGGCGGCCTCGGCGCACGTGACGTCGCACCACACGCCGTCGACCAGGCGTTGGTAGATGACCAGGCCGGGATCGTCGCGCTCGTGCTCAAAGACCATGGCCGCGATGTTCTCCTGCTCGCCGACGGTGAAGCGGGCGGGAACGCTGTACTCACGCACTTGTTGACCTCGATTGACCTAGGGACTGTTCGCCGGGCTTGCTGTGACCCAGACTAATCGCGCTGTTTTCGCAGCCCGGCGGCGGTGGGCCGAGGTGGCCCGGGATTGCCGGGAACGTCGGGCGCGCGGCCGATTACGCCTCGCCGACGGGTGGCCGACCGCGATGTGTGAAGCTGAAACGATGCACAGCATCCAGATCGCGGACCAGACCTACGTCGCCGCCGACGGCGCCCGGGT
This Mycobacterium simiae DNA region includes the following protein-coding sequences:
- the qcrA gene encoding cytochrome bc1 complex Rieske iron-sulfur subunit: MSVGSDTDKGTGSPNEPDDDALAAMSTQELLELGGKMDGVETVFKESRWPVEGTKAEKRAERGVALWLLLGGGFGLALLLIFLFWPWEYKPEGDPGNLLYSLTTPLYGLTFGMSILSIAIGAILYQKRFIPEEISIQQRHDGASREIDRKTVVANLTDAFQTSTIGRRKLVGASLGLGLGAFGLGTLVAFAGGLIKNPWKPVVPTADGMKAALWTSGWTPRYHGETIYLARATGSHTGAPFVKMRPEDIDAGGMETVFPWRESDGDGTTVESKEKLTAIQMGVRNPVMLIRIRPTDMPRMVKRQGQESFNFGQLFAYTKVCSHLGCPASLYEEQTYRILCPCHQSQFDALHFAKPIFGPAARALAQLPITIDSDGYLVANGDFIEPVGPAFWERTTS
- the qcrC gene encoding cytochrome bc1 complex diheme cytochrome c subunit, with protein sequence MKNLGFVRSRGRKPHSQPPNPSSSRSRRRLRRRLTGGLLLMIALTISGGVAAVLTPTPQVAVADESSSALLRNGKQLFETSCVSCHGANLQGVPDHGPSLIGVGEAAIYFQVSSGRMPAMRGEAQAPRKEPIFDEAQIDAIGAYVQANGGGPTVVRNPDGSIAMQSLRGTDLGRGGDLFRLNCASCHNFTGRGGALSSGKFAPQLEPANEQQILTAMLTGPQNMPKFSNDQLSFEAKKDIIGYVKNVTEERSPGGYGLGGFGPAPEGMAAWIIGMVAAIALALWIGARA
- the ctaE gene encoding aa3-type cytochrome oxidase subunit III, translated to MTSAVGTSGTAITSRVHSLNRPNMVSVGTIVWLSSELMFFAGLFAFYFTARAQAGGSWPPPPTELNLYQAVPVTLVLIASSFTCQMGVFAAERGDVFGLRRWYVITFLMGLFFILGQGYEYYHLATHGTTIHGSAYGSVFYLATGFHGLHVTGGLIAFIFLLARTGMSKFTPAQATASIVVSYYWHFVDIVWIALFTVIYFIR
- the trpD gene encoding anthranilate phosphoribosyltransferase, whose protein sequence is MSPEVPSPRAFSAAIAGGGSTWPQLLGRLTDGHNLARGQAAWAMEEIMTGNARPAQIAAFAVAMKMKVPTAAEVSELAEVMLSHAIPVPGDTRDAVDIVGTGGDGINTVNLSTMAAIVVAAAGVPVVKHGNRAASSLSGGADTLEALGVRIDLGPDQVARSLAEVGIGFCFAPAFHPSYRHASAVRREIGIPTVFNLLGPLTNPARPRAGLIGCAFANLAEVMAGVFAARRASVLVVHGDDGLDELTTTTTSTIWRVQAGTVDKLTFDPAGFGFARAELDQLVGGDAQFNADEAWAVLGGAQGPVRDAVVLNAAGAMVAHAGLSSRAEWLPAWEDGLARAAAAIDSGAAEQLLARWARFSQQV
- the ripC gene encoding peptidoglycan hydrolase RipC, whose protein sequence is MLASFTVLAGICAANVANVAADPAEDAVAKLNELSRQAEQTTEAMHSAQLDLNAKLAAAQAADKKHAQDQAAVDQARARLATFQTAVNKLAAATYMGGRVDGMEAMLTAQSPQGLIDKMAVQRVMATQMRTQMTDFRLAGEQAAKAERESAKSAADAKSAAEQAAAVRASLQSKQSQLQVQIAVVKSQYVALSPQQRTALADPGPIPAAAPPPGAPGPDALPPGAPPAGAPAPGDGPFPGGFPGMAPGGPGGGGDRANVVQAALSQVGTPYSWGGAAPGGFDCSGLVMWAFQQAGISLPHSSQAQANGGQPVALSDLQPGDVVTFYSDASHSGIYVGDGMVIHSSTYGVPVRVVPMNAAGPIHDARRY
- the pimB gene encoding GDP-mannose-dependent alpha-(1-6)-phosphatidylinositol monomannoside mannosyltransferase, with protein sequence MNRVLLVTNDFPPRRGGIQSYLRDFVARLVDTKRHSVLVYAPQWKGADAFDAATAGYRVVRHPGTLMVPGPAVDSRMRRLIGEHGIDTVWFGAAAPLALLAARARHAGATRVLASTHGHEVGWSMLPVARQVLRRIGNDTDVVTFVSRYTRSRVATAFGPAAALEYLPSGVDTDRFRPDPAGRGELRKRYGLGERPTVVCLSRLVPRKGQDILIRSLPSIRKHVAGAALVIVGNGPYLDSLRKLARDAGVADHVIFTGGVPSGELPAHYALADVFAMPCRTRGAGMDVEGLGIVFLEASATGVPVVAGDSGGAPEAVQHNKTGLVVDGHSVAEVAAAITELLTDRARAAAMGAAGREWVTAQWRWDILAARLGELLTPA
- a CDS encoding AMP-dependent synthetase/ligase; this translates as MREYSVPARFTVGEQENIAAMVFEHERDDPGLVIYQRLVDGVWCDVTCAEAAEQIRSAALGLISLGVQAGDRVSIFSATRYEWAIFDLAILAVGGVTVPIYETSSAEQVRWVLQDSASVVAFAETDAHAAIITELTGELPALRRVLHIDGSGPKALDQLVEAGAAVDPAELAARQSALRSADAATLIYTSGTTGRPKGCQLTHANLLYETKGAKECLPTLLNEGQRLLIFLPLAHVLARALTLSAFANKVTVGFTSDIKNLLPMFAEFKPTVVVSVPRVFEKVFNTAEQNAANDGKGPIFARAVQTAVDWSEAHDRGGPGLLLRAKHALFDRLVYHKLRAALGGDCHASVSGGAPLGKRLGHFYRGVGLTIHEGYGLTETTSAITVNQVGRVKIGTVGTLLPGNSMRIAEDGELLVRGGVVFSGYWRNEQATAEAFADGWFKTGDLGSLDEDGFLKITGRKKEIIVTAGGKNVAPAVLEDQLRAHPLISQALVVGDAKPFVGALITIDPEAFESWKQRNSKPAGLPVGDLATDPDLVAEIDAAVKQANLAVSHAESIRKFRILPVDFTEDTGELTPTMKVKRNVVAEKFASDIEAIYAKA